DNA sequence from the Pseudoduganella plicata genome:
GTGCGGCGAACATAAGGCGAGTCGAGCATGCCGATCAGTTTCATGTTGGTCCTTTCAGGTAAATGGATGTTGGACAGCCAGTGTAGCGCGCTACACTGATGAGATCGAAAAGAAAGGAGAGACCATGGACATCGGCATCGCGGCAGCACTCGTGCGCGCGCAACTGCTGCCACGCTGGCCGGACGCGCGCGTGGCCATCATCGGCGGCTCGACCGCACGCGGCGAGACGACGCCCACTTCCGACATCGACCTGCTGCTGCTGTTCGACCACGTCGACCAGGCCTGGCGCGACACGCTCAAGGTGGAGGGCCAGACAGTCGAACTGTTCGGCCACGACGCCGCCACCTTCGACTACTTCTGCCGCGAGATCGATGGGCCAAGCGGGCGCATGCCGCTGGCGGCGATGGTCATGGATGGCGTCAGCATCCTGCCGGAACGCCCTCTGCTGCGCTGGCTGCGCCAGCATGCCGAGGCGCTGCACGCGGCCGGCCCGCCGGCGCTGACGCCAGAGACGCTGGCGCGCCGGCGTTACGCCATCACGACCCTGCTGGAGGACGTGACGGACAGCACGGCGCCGGACGAAACGCTGGCCATCGCCGCCGCCCTGTACCTGGAACTGGCCGACTTCGCGCTGCGCGCCGCCGGTGCCTGGTCGGGCGGTGGACGGCATCTGGCGCGACGGCTGCGTGCCACCTCACCCGCACTGGCAGCGACGCTGACGGACGCGATGGGGACGGTGCTGACGCAACCGGCAGCCGCAAAGCTCGCGTTCGGCCGCGCCGTGCACGAGGTGCTGGCGCCGCATGGCGGGTTGCTGCTGGAGGGATTTAGGCTGGATGCGCCGGCCGCATGGCGCAGCGCCGCGACGACTGCGCCGGCGGTCGCCTGAAAGCGCCCGTTTGCGGTCAACCGTCGGCGGCAATTTGTTAAATCGGCGTAGACTCGGCTGGCGATATGTAAGTCACGATCCTGTTTTTGCAACGAAAGGTATCCTCATATGCCACGTAAGAACCTGAATCGGAAGACGAGCTTCATTCTGCTGCTGGCCGTGACGGCCCTGCTGTCGGCCGTGATGGTGTGGAGGCGGCGACCTGACGGTGGCGCTGCCGGCCGACCGCGATGATGAAATGGGCCGCCTGATGAAGGCCATCAACGGCATCGGCGACGGCCTGACCCGGCTGGTGTCGGATGTCGGCCAGAGTACCCACACCATCCATCATGCGTCGGGCGCACCGCTCGGCAGCGGCGGCAACGTCAGCAACGTCAGCAACTTCAGCGGCATCATCGGCGAGATCACGGTGGCGGGCAAGGAGCAGTCGAGCGGCATCGAGCAGATCAACCGGGCCATCACGGCGATGGACAACACTACCCAGCAGAACGCGGCGCTGGTCGAACAGGCTGCGGCGGCGGCCCAGTCGATGCAGGATCAGGCCGCGATGCTGGAGAGCGGCATCAGCGTGTTCAAGTTGCGCGCGGGGACCGCGGTGACGGCGCAGCGGGGGCTGGTCGTGGTCTGGGCGCAATAGCGCGGCGGCGCGCAAGCGGTTCGCGTCAGGCCGCGTATCCTCTATATATAGTATGCAAGCCGGCCGCATGGCGCGCGGCCGGCGCCTCACTGCCTCACGCGGCCACGGATCTCAAACGCCTGCGTTTCGAGCGCGTCGCGCTTCATCAGCTTCTGGTGGGCCAGATAGACATCCGCAAACGCCGGTTGCGCGGCGACCTTGCCGACGTAATCGAGCAATGCGTCGATATCGCGTGCCTCGCCGCGCAGCACGAAGCTGCGATTGCCCTTGTCGGGCGCAAACTCGAGCAGCTCGATCTCCGTGCTGCCGGTGCGCTCCAGCGCCTGGAAGACGGGATACCAGCGGAACTCGCGTTCCGAGCGCAGCGTTGCCCAGCGCTTCGCCCGCTCCTTCTCTTCGCGCGACGGCGCCGGCGGCGCCGGCTTGTACAGCGCCTGGCGCAAGCGCCCGAGGGTGGCGGCCTCACGCTGCGCAGCCTGGTGGCTGGTCCACGCGTCGACGGCAAGCTGCGTGGCGGCGCCGGCCAGCAGGACGGCCACCAGCCAGGGTAACGCACCATGGCGCCGGCGTGGTGCGAGCAATCGGTTCATCGCCTCCATCAGCGGCTCCATGCGTCAGTGGCAAGGGTGCGGATGCGGGCGGCGGCAAAATGCTGCGCCACCAGCGCGGAATCAACCATGCCGGCTTGCGACTGCCATATCTGTACGGTTGCGGGTGGCGCGCCCGTGCCGCTGCGGCGCAGCAGCCGCCGCAAGGGGACGACGGGATCGCCGCCGGCCGGCTCCACCTCCAGCGCCTCAAATTTACCGCCAACGCTGCGCAGCGCGGTGAGGCGACCCGGCTCGGCAAGCAGCAGCAGGCCGACGGTGCGCCGGATGCCGGTCGGCTGGCGCCAGTACGCGGCGGCGGTGACGGGCGTCACCCGGTTCAGGCGCAGCCCATGCGCGGCCATGCGGCTGGCGGCGTCCCCCAGCCATGCCTTTGGGATGGCGACCGCCAGGCCCGGCCGGCCAAAATGCCGGAAGCCGCAATGTACCGCCCAGCCGTCGTCCACCTCCACGCCGGCACGTTCGAAGCAGGCCTGCGCATACAGCGGCAATTGTTCAGGGCTCAGCAACTGGTCCTGCCACGGTAGCGCGACGCTGCGCGCCAGCGCGTCGGACACCAGCAGCTCGACGCTCGTGCCGGCGCCGCCCGCGCGGGCACATTCCAGCGCCAGCGCATCGACCAGCGGGCCAAGCTGGTCGCCGCCTTCATCCGGCATGGCCGGCAGGAGCAGCTGCCCCCCCGCGCCTGCACCCATGCGGCGCCGGGAAACAGCCCGCCGCGCAGCCGGCTACGCCACAAACGTAACACGGTTCACCTCCTGTAATGTAGTGTGGCCTTCGCGTACCAGGTCCAGCGCGACATCGCGCAGGAAGCGCGTCCCTTGGACCCGTGCCTGCTCCTTCAGGCTGCGGATCGATGCCCGCGCGACGATCATCTCGCGGATCTCATCCGTCAAACGCAATACCTCGGCAATCGCGCGCCGGCCACGGTAGCCCGTGTTGCGGCACTGGGCGCAGCCGCGGCCCGCCTTGAAGGCAAAGTTGTGCGGGTCGTGGATGCCCGATTCGGCCAGCAGTACGGGATCGATGTCCACCGGTTCGCTGCAATGCGGGCAGTTCTGGCGCAGCAGGCGCTGCGCCACGACGCCGGTCAGCGACGACACGAAGTTATACGGGTCGACGCCCATGTGCATGAAGCGGCCGATCACGTCAAAGGTATTGTTGGCGTGCACGGACGTAAACACCATATGGCCCGTCAGTGCCGACTGCACCGCGATCTGCGCCGTTTCCGGATCGCGGATTTCGCCGACCAGGATCTTGTCCGGATCGTGCCGCAGGATCGAGCGCAAGCCGACGGCAAACGTCAGCCCCTTCTTCTCGTTGACGGGAATCTGCAGCACGCCGGGCAACTGGTACTCCACCGGGTCCTCGATCGTGATCACCTTGTCCTCGCCGTGATTGATTTCCGTTAATGCCGCGTACAGCGTCGTCGTCTTGCCGCTGCCGGTCGGACCGGTCACCAGCATCATCCCGTACGGTTCGGCCGCCAGGCGGCGCAGCAGCGTGATCGTGCGCGCATCGTAGCCGAGCGAATCGAGCGTCAGCCGCTGCACGTTGTCCATCAGTGCCTTCTTGTCCAGCACCCGCAGCACGGCGTCTTCGCCATGGATGCTGGGCATGATCGACACACGGATGTCGATATCCCGGCCTTTCGACGCCACCCGGAAGCGGCCGTCCTGCGGAATCCGTTTCTCGCCGATATCGAGTTCCGCTAGGACCTTGATGCGGGCGATCGCCTGCTCCGCCAGCGCGGGGTTGTTGACCATGGCGATCCGGTTCAGCACCCCATCGATGCGGAACTTGATCAGCAGGCCCTGGGGCAGCGATTCCAGGTGGATGTCGCTTGCCTCGAGGCGCAGCGCGTCGAACACGGTGGAATTGATCAGGCGCACGGCGGGACTGGTCTCGCCCTGGATCGAACTGAATGTCAGGTCGCCGCTGGCATCGCGCTCGGCTTCGCTGACGATCTCTTCGCCCACCGCATCCGCCACCGCGCTGAACGCCGCCTCGTGCATTTCCAGCTTCGCCAGCACGGCTTCGGGGTTGGCAAGGTAGAGCTGCGTGATGCGGCGGTCGGCCAGCCAGGCGCCCAGGCCGCTGCGCAGCGGCTGCCCCAGCACGGCCAGCAGGCTGCCGTCGGCGTCCTGGGCTACGACCAGCACGCGGCCCACCATCGCCGTGTAATCGAAACGCTCGAACAGCGGCTCGATTGCCGCCAGCCGGGCAGCGTCCATCACCGGATAGGCCAGCGCCTCGGCCACGTGGCCCAGCGCGGTGTCGGCATTGGTGCCGTGTTGCCGGGCCAGCGTTGCCAGCCAGGCCGCGGGGCCGGCGGCATCGCTGGCCTCGACTATCTGTTGCAGGGTTATATCCATCGTCGTTTCAAACAATATTGGCCAGGTCGAAGATCGGGCTATACAACATCAGCACGATGCCGCCCACCACGAGACCGATGCCCAGCATCAGGACCGGCTCGATCAGGCGGCCGGCAGTGTCGATCCAGATCGTGGTTTCCTGGTCGTAGAAATCCGCGGTGCGGCCCATCATTTCATCCAGGTTGCCGGACGATTCGCCCGCCACCAGCAGGCGCACGGCCACTTCCGTCGTCAAGCCGTTATCGCTCATGGCCACCGACAGCGGTATGCCTTCGCTGACGCTGCGGATGGCCCGATCGAGATCGCCGTGCATTGCCGCAGGCAGCGAAGCACGCGTCATGCGCATGGCCGGCAGCACGCTCAGGCCACTGGTCAGCAGCATGCTCAGGGTGCGGTACAGGCGCCCCAGCTGCAGCACCTGGATACGTTCGCCGATCCATGGCAGCGTGAGGATCCGGCGGTAAAGGGCGCCGCGGATGGCCGGATGCACGACCAGCGTAATGGCCAGGGCCAGCAGGGCGGCCATGCCGCCCCATGCCAGCAGTTCGTTATTGCGCACGAAGGCGCCCCACCACCGCACGAAACCGGCGTCGCCATTGCGCATCGTGCCGGCATCTTCGTACACGGCCGAGAAGCGCGGCAGCACGTACAGCATCAGGAACACGATCACCAGGAAGCCCACACTGAGCAGGATGGCGGGATAGGTGGCCGCCGCGGCCAGCTTGCCGCGAATCTCGTCGACCTGGCGCTGGTATTGCATGTAACGGCTGATCGATGCACGCACCGTGCCGGTCGTCTCGGACGACCGGACCATCGCCACGTACAGCGCCGGGAAGACGGAGGGCAGCGCCGCCATCGCATCCGACAGCTGGTTGCCCTGTTTCAGCTCGCGCAGCAGGACTTCATAAATGGCCCGGTTGCGCGGCCGCCGGTCATTGCGGGCAAGGACGTCGACCGCATCGACGACCGTCTGCCCGGCCTCCAGCAGCGAATGCATCTGCTGGTTGAAGACCGACAGGTTGAACGCCGTGCGCGGCCCACGTCCCGACCACGAGCCGACCGCGCGCAGGCCGATCACGCGGCCGCCGTTACTGGCGACCAGGCGCCGCGCCTCGTCTTCGGTCGCCGCTTCGACCAGCGTCTCCTCTACCGCGAGTGCCGCTGTCAACAGTTTTATCCGGAATTGCATGGGCGCCCCTCAGTTCCAGCTGGCGACATCGGCGTCTTCGCCGATGCCATTCTGCTTGCCGTCGGCACCGAACGACACGATGTCGTACTCCCGGGCGGGATCGGCGGCGGGAAACCTGTAGACATAGGCGTGGTCCCACGGGTCGGCGGGAATGCCCTTCTTCAGATAGGGCCCCTGCCAGTTCGGTTCATTCGGCGGTTGCACGAACAGCGCCACCAGCCCCGCTTCCTGCGCGGGATAGTGGCCGGTATCGATGCGGAACTGGTCCAGCCCTTTTTCGAAGGACTCGATCTGCGCCCTGGCGATCTGCGTCTTCGAGCGGCCGATCTGGCTGAAATACCGGGGTGCCACGAACGCGGCGAGGAGGCCGATGATGACGATGACGACCAGCAGCTCCAGCAGCGTAAAGCCGCGCTGGCGCACGGCCGGGATGGTGGTGTTCATGGCTTGCTTTCCGGGTTGGGACGGTACACGAATTTCCAGTCGCTGTAGTGCTGTGCGTTGTCGAACCCGGCAAGCTCCTTCGGAAATCCGGCGCGTTTCAGCGGCTTGACCTGCGAGCGCGAATACACGCCGATCAGGGCGCCGCTTTCGTCATGCACCAGCCCCCACTCGCCCTGCGGGGTCAGGGGGTCGCGATACAGCTTGCGCAACGGCCGGCTGGGCCGCACCAGGCGCTGGTCATGCAATAAATCCTTCAGTTCGTGCGGATAGCTGGTCGCGGTGCCGGGCCCGCCAACATAGTACCGGCGGATCGCCTCGCGGTAGGCCTGGCCGCGCCACAGCAGTTCCGCCTCGAGATCGCGCCGTTCGGTGTTCAGCGTGTTTTCCAGCGCACGCACCGAAACGATCGACAGCACGCCGATCAGGAACATCACGACTACATAGCTGAACCCTTGCTGGCGCCGCATTACCAGTCCTTCAGCCATGTGCCGTCCCGCCCCTTGCCGGGGGCGCCGCTGCGCACGTCCGCGACCACGCCCATGGCCGGATCGGCCGGTGGCATCGCTATCCAACTGCGCGCGCTCTGGGTGAACGGGTCGACCGGGATCTTGCGCAGATAGCGCTCCGTCACCAGCTCATCGAGCGTGTCCGGATACCGGGTCCGGTCGGCATAAAACTTGTCGATCGCGTCGCGCATGATGTACAGGTCCTCGCGCAGCACGTCTTCCTTGGCGCGGTCCAGATTGCCGAAGTAGCGTGGCGCCGCCACGGCGACCAGCAAGCCGAGGATGGCCATCGTCACCAGCAGTTCGATCAGCGTGAAGCCGCGTTGGCGCATCGTTACCACTCCCGGTACGGCACGCCGTTCATGCCTTTTTGCGCCGATGTCGAGTAGACGTCGAACACGTCGTCCCCCGCCACCGGGGCGTCCGGCGGCGACAGGTAGCTGCGCTTGCCCCAGCTGTCGATGGCCGTGACGGCCAGGTTCGTGACGAACGGATCGCGCGGCACCCGGCGCAGGAAGTACAGGCGGCGGCCGTCACTGGCTGTCGCGTCGGGCACGCCCGCCGTCAGGTCCAGCAGCGAATGGGGATAGCCCGATTCGTCGGACTTGACGACGATCTTGCCTGCATCGGCAGCACGCTTGTAGGCGTCGATCGCCTCGCGGATGTCGCGCAGGGCGGTGCGCAGCTGGTGCTCGCGCTCGCGGCGCATTGTCGTTTCGATCACCGGCACCGCGACGGTCGCGAGAATGCCGAGAATGGCCGCCGCGGCCAGCAGCTCGATCAGGCTGAAGCCGCGCGCCGGCCGCCGCGTCCTTGGCGCCGTCATGGCGTGATCGCGATCCGGTGCCAGGCCGGCAGTGCCGGGCGGGAAATGGCGGTGCTGGCGCCAATCGGCGTGGCGGCGATCAGGCTGACCTGGGCTTCCGGCGCGGCGACGCGGGCGCGCAGCGTGACCGCCAGCACGGCGCCCTCGCCTTTCGCTTCGCCGCCCTCGTTGTTGAAACCGACGGAGGCCCGCCCGCTGGCCGCGTCCACCGACTTGCTGAATGCCCCTTTGCCGCCCTGGTTGAAATAGCCCCCGTCGTCGATCGAGACGATATCGAATTCGGCCGGATTGAAGCCCAGTTGCAGCGACGCCGCGCGCAGCGCTTTCGGGCTGTCCATGTTCAGTTTCAGCGTGACCGTCTCCCCTGCCTTGACGCTGGCCGGGCCGGTCCAGGCGAATTTCGGCGCGTCCGGCCCGGCGGCCGGCGTGACGACAGCGTCCGTGCCGGCCGCCGCCGCGGGGACGGCACCAGCGCCCGGCGCGCCGCTGGCGCCCTTCGCGTCCATCGTGCGCAGTTGCAGCGGCCGGTCGCGCAGCGTGCTTTCGGTACCGGACCAGAATGCCTCCTGGGCGGGATCGCGGCGGGCGATATTGCGGATCAGGCGCGGCGTGATCGACAGCACCACTTCCGTCTTCTGCGTCGAGTCGCTCTGGCTGCCGAACAGGCGGCCCAGGATCGGGAAGTCGCCCAGCAGCGGGATGCGGTTGCCGGACGCCCGGTCTTCGTCGCTGATCAGGCCCGCCAGTACCTGGGTCTCCCCGTCCTTCAGCCGCAGCGCCGTATTCACGTTGCGGGTGCCGATCTGGTATGCCTGCGACCCGTTGTTGGTCTTGACCGACGAAACCAGCGAGCTGACCTCCAGGCCGATCTTCAGGCCGATTTCGTCGCGCACGTGGATGTCCGGCTCGACTTCCAGCTTCAGGCCCACGTCCAGGTACTGGATGTTCTCGGTGACGAAGGTATTGGTGCTGGTGGTCGTCACGACGGGCACCTTGTCACCGATCATGATCTTGGCCTTCTCGCGGTCGCGCACGCGAATGCGCGGGTTGGCCAGCAGGTTGGCGTCCCCCACCGTCTTCTGCAGGTTGATCGTGGCACTGGGCACCGTGATGCCGATCTGCGTGGAGTTCAGGTTGCGCAGGTCGCTCAGCTTCATTGCCGACGTGGACGTGCCGTTGACGGGCACGGAACTGGTGGCGCCGAGCGGCGTCACCGTCAGCTGGCTGTTCCACTGCACGCCGGCGTTGAGCAGACGTGTGCGGTTGATTTCGAGGACTTCCACCTCCAGCATCACTTCCGGCTCTTCCAGGTCCTGCAGGCGGATCAGCTTTTCCGCCAGCGAGATCGTCTCGGGCGTTTCGCGCAGCACCAGCATATTGTATTTGTCGTCGACGTAGATATCCTTCAGCTTCAGGACCGTCTTGAGCATCGTGGCGGCCTGCTTCGCCTCGATGTTGGCCGTGTAGAACGCCCGCACGACGAGGTCCTGGTACTCCTTCAGCTTGGCCGGCGTGTTCGGATAAATCAGCACGCTGCTGGCGTTGAGCACCTTCTTTTCCAGCTGGCTGGTCGACAGGATCACGTCGATGGCGTCGTCCAGCGAGGTCTGTTTCAGGAAGACGGTCGTGCGCTGGTCCGGCTTGACGTCGCGGTCGAAGATGAAATTGATGCCGGTCGTGCGCGCCAGCGCGTCGAAGACGATCTTGACGCTGGCATCGCGGAACTCCAGGTTGATGGGCTTGCGGTATGCGGCGCCCAGGCTTGGCGCGGTGACGCTTTGCTGCGTCTGCGCGGCATCCAGTTCGGCGCGCAGCGTCAGCGCTTCCGGATGCGCCGGCACGCGTTTCAGGGCGCTCGTCAGCAGTTCGGCCGCCCGTGCGACATCCCCGGATTTCATGGCCGCACGTGCGTTGCTTGCCTCCTCGTCGGCGCGCGCCATCGAGGCGACGTTATCGAGTCCGGCGCGGGCACGGGCGTTGTCCGGATCGTATTTCAGGACGGTCTGGTAAGCCTGCTGCACATCGTTGCGCTCACCGCGCGCCAGCGCCGCCGTTGCCGTCTGGAGCAGGCGGTTGGTTGCGTTCTCCCGTGCACGCAGCCAGTCGCGCCGGTATTCGATGCTTTCCGGCTTGAGCTGGCTGGCCTGCGCCAGCTCGCTGACCGCCAGCGGATAATCCTGCTGCTCCAGCGCGGCGATGCCGCTGCGATGGTGCGACTGCGCGGCACATCCCGCCAGTGCGGCAAGCACCGCGATCGTGCCGAGCCGCTTCATTGTTTTCAGTGTCATTACCTGTCCTGCGCCGGTATCGGCAATGTCTGGCGCAGCCCCGACGACAGCGTCTCGAATTCGATCTGCGCCGCGCCGATGTTCAGCACCTTGTATGTTCCTTCGACCGTTTCCCCCTGACGCGCGAGCAGCACCTGGTCGCCGCGGCTGAGATAGATCACCTGATTGCCGTCGTCGACCATCTGGCCGACGAATTGATAAGGCAGCGGCGGCGGCGGTGGTGGCGCCGTATCCGCCACCACCACCGGCTCGACGGCGCGCGCCGCCTGGACCGGAACCGGAGCCGGCGCGGCCTGCCAGCCGCGCGCCATGAATGGATCGTCGTCGCTGGCGACCCAGTCCGGGCCGTGCGGCTGTGCTGCCGCTGCCGCGCCGCTGGTCGCGACGGACGGGACTGAGCCGGCCTTGCGCGCGGTGTCGCGCTCGGCCAGGGCCGGGACGACATCCCCGGACTCCTCGGCCGTCGGATAAAAGATGGCGCCGACCGTCAGCGCCAGGGCGCACAGGATCAAGGCCCAGCGGACCCGCGCGTCAACCATGCGGTTTCCTGAAGAAGCCGGAGAACGTCAGCTCGCACGCCAGCGCCGTCATGGCGGGGTTCTCGCGGCCGCAGCGGACCGCGTCCAGCGCCACATTCGGCATCTCGCTGGCCAGCGCGGCCACGGCCTTGCGCAGCTGCGGATAGCCACTCTTGACGGACAGGCTGATGCGGTAGCGCAGATAAGGCTGTTCGCGCGTATCCTCGAGCGCGTAGTTGACTTCGTCGAGCGGCAACCCGGCCTGCGTGACGACGGAAGTAAACGTGTGCACGACCGCCGCGCTGTCGAAGTCCGGCAGCACAGGAATATCGGCAGCCGCGCCACTGTCGGCGGACATGGGCGCCGGCCGTTGGGTGCGGGCATGGCGCAATGCGGCGATATCGTCGCGCACCTGGTGACGTTCGCTCTCCACGCGCCATGCAACGCCCAGCATGACCGCCAGTCCCAGAGAGGAGGCCAGCACCGCAACTGCAGCCAGGGGCTGGCTGTGCCAACTGCGGAGCAGGTAGAACTGGAAGAATCGTACGGCGCGCAACTTTATGCTTTCAGAAGATGCGCCCGGCTGGTTGCGCTTGGGAGGGGATTATATTGTTAGGAGGTAATTTGGATTCTCACCAATTGTCACGGTGCAGAAAAACAACGTTGCTGCGGGCGCACTGGACGGTTTGCAGTGCTGACTGAACGCGCTGCCCACAGCGTTGTTCGCCCAGCCGCCGCTGGCTTGCCTCACCATCAGGTGTCAAGTGAGAATCTCAATTCCGATGAGGTTGCCATCCTTGGTCAAAGTCCAAAATGAATATCAGGACCATTGTATTTAATGAGATCATGCAATTTCGCCTGTTTCTGCACCGCTCCTGCTGTGCGCTGGCCTGAATGGTTCGGCAGCGTTAGATACGCAACATCTTCATCGTCTTCGCTGATCTTCAACATCATTTTCGCCATCGCAGTATGCTTCCCCTAACTTTGCTCACGGGTAGTCGCCCCAGGCCAGGAAGATCGTAACCCATCAACCACCAGCGCGCGCCCTGCTATTTGCGGCATCGTCGTGAACCATGGATCTCGAACGCCTAACATGCCATCGGCTTCCTAAGCATCAGATGCTGACAGAACAAAGACCTCAACATCTTTAAAACCAGCCGAAGCGAGTACGCCCTCCAGCTTCGCCGCCTCATGACCGTACAACTGAGCAGATATAAGCTCTATCTGACACGACGGATCACGAATCACTGTGAACTTGACGCCTTCCCCTCGCCATACGTCCATGCCGAGATAAATCTCGGTATGACGAGCGTCAAATTCGGTCTCAAGTACAACGATCAACTTGTCAGGCAGTCGCGCCAGTGAGAAAAACGCCCAGCCGGCGTCCGTCAGACACCTCGCTATTGGAGATGGCAACAAGAACGCTGCAACATAACAACAGCACTCACCCATCGATATAATGTTTGCGCGACCTAATTACAAAAATCTCTCAACAGATTCGGTTTTCCGATTCCAACCAAACCGCGTTCCCGATCATCGAACTCCCCCAAGACTTTGAACAGTAGGCTGTCACTTTTGGTTACACTCTCAATGAGAGCCATGTCATGACCGAGCTCGCCGCGCCATCCAGTTTCAACTAATTGTTCCATGGTGGACTGCCCGGAACATGAAAGGATATACGCCGATTTTTCAGCCAATAAAGCTTTCGCAACTGAAGGTAGCGAAAGTTCAGAAATACAGATTGAACCAAAAAATTTCACCCCCTCATTCGATGCAACAACGTATTCGCTCGCCTCACAGGCATGAGAAATTTCAATCCCGCGTGCTTTAAGGGCGCCCCAAAGCTTATGGTATCGGGTGATTCGCGTGTCCGGCTGCCAAGCCGGACTAGCAATTAGCACCCACATCCTATGTCGGGGCAGTTTTCTTTGTACCAGACGATAGATGAACCGCAGTACGGCCAACAATGAATCATACGGTGCCACCCCAGCCTCCAACCAAGTGGCGCCACCTAGCTCGCAGCTCCCGGGGGCACCATATGAACGAACATTTATCACATCGTTAATATCGAGAATGTTTTCTGAAAAACTGAGCTTAATGGTCATAATCGTAATGATTCTTTGCTGGGTCATTAAAATGGGAGCCACGGTTTTGAGGGTCTCCTGGACCATAATTATGCCCCCCGGCGTCATCACGTATGCGTACCGTCCGAGTTCCACCGCCAGGTGCGGGCACCTCAAATTCGTAAATTCGACCAGGTTGTGGATTGCCACGTAAATCCTCATTGGGCAAAGTCCGACTAGGTTGCTGACTTGTAGGTATTCCAGCCTCACGTTTGGCCGCATTAAAAGCACCTGCACGTCCAGCTCCTGCCGGGGTCATGTTAGGCGCGCGCGCACCTTTAGCCAGCGCACCCTCACTAGCTCGGCCTCGTGTTACCAACATCATACCCAGCCCTACATACTCCTGCCAATTTTT
Encoded proteins:
- a CDS encoding DUF2283 domain-containing protein, which translates into the protein MAKMMLKISEDDEDVAYLTLPNHSGQRTAGAVQKQAKLHDLIKYNGPDIHFGL